One genomic segment of Rhizorhabdus phycosphaerae includes these proteins:
- a CDS encoding glycosyltransferase yields MTEKNYIDLFYPAWSTGLEHCALVIQSAIRKLSGGRITVRPSRGRMSLYEDGKRDDPPPGYLAERGRVAIFIERVFERSFLKDYKSRILIPNPEWFLAEDVDRAGRMVDAVFHRNRFSMETLSPHLPNARHHQVGFTSRDPGITVREHRGYAHFRGKAPTRHSQILVDLWAKRPDLPLLSVQAYGSDIGIKTGKWIGADNLRMFLGFFPTNEQYFQELAASGIHLCTSATEGFGHYINESRAMGAVIVALDAPPMNELVRPDFGILVPTIASSPLNMGQSFDTTMELLEEAVDRVESLTLSQRGEMGAAAREAYVKDQQQMLAGLTEALSREWN; encoded by the coding sequence ATGACGGAGAAAAACTATATCGACCTCTTCTATCCGGCCTGGAGCACGGGCCTCGAGCATTGCGCGCTGGTCATACAGTCGGCCATTCGGAAGCTGTCCGGGGGGCGTATCACCGTGCGACCGAGCCGGGGTCGCATGTCTCTCTATGAGGACGGGAAGCGCGATGATCCCCCGCCTGGCTATCTGGCCGAGCGAGGCCGGGTCGCGATCTTCATCGAACGGGTGTTCGAGCGGTCTTTCCTGAAGGACTATAAATCGCGCATATTGATCCCCAATCCCGAATGGTTCCTGGCCGAGGATGTGGACCGGGCCGGCCGCATGGTCGACGCGGTGTTCCATCGGAATCGCTTCTCGATGGAGACGCTTTCACCTCATCTCCCGAATGCGCGTCATCATCAGGTCGGCTTCACCTCGCGCGATCCCGGTATCACTGTGCGCGAACATCGCGGCTATGCACATTTTCGAGGCAAGGCGCCCACGCGGCACAGCCAGATACTCGTTGATCTGTGGGCGAAGCGGCCCGATCTGCCGCTTCTGTCGGTCCAGGCCTATGGCTCGGACATAGGTATCAAGACCGGCAAGTGGATCGGGGCCGACAATCTGCGCATGTTTCTCGGCTTCTTCCCGACCAACGAACAATATTTCCAAGAGCTTGCGGCGAGCGGTATCCATCTCTGCACCTCGGCGACCGAAGGCTTTGGACATTATATCAACGAGAGCCGCGCGATGGGGGCGGTGATCGTCGCGCTCGACGCACCGCCGATGAACGAACTGGTCCGGCCGGATTTCGGGATATTGGTGCCGACTATAGCGAGTTCGCCGCTCAACATGGGACAAAGCTTCGACACGACGATGGAATTGCTGGAAGAAGCAGTTGACCGGGTCGAGAGCCTGACGTTGAGCCAGCGCGGGGAAATGGGCGCCGCCGCGCGCGAGGCCTATGTGAAGGACCAGCAGCAGATGCTTGCCGGCCTAACCGAAGCTCTTTCCAGGGAGTGGAACTGA
- a CDS encoding DUF1427 family protein translates to MRIYLLSMGAGLLAGLLYSLIGVRSPAPPAVALVGLLGILLGEQALPAAKRLFSSPERSILVGQDLPAQDQGTATETGKGGA, encoded by the coding sequence ATGCGGATCTACCTGCTCTCGATGGGCGCCGGACTGCTCGCAGGCCTGCTCTACAGCCTGATCGGCGTCCGTTCCCCCGCACCTCCGGCCGTCGCCTTGGTCGGATTGCTCGGCATCCTTCTGGGCGAGCAGGCGCTGCCGGCCGCCAAAAGGTTGTTCTCCAGCCCCGAACGCAGCATCCTCGTCGGCCAAGACCTTCCGGCCCAGGACCAGGGCACGGCCACAGAAACCGGAAAGGGCGGCGCATGA
- a CDS encoding LysR family transcriptional regulator yields the protein MSNPGMPTFDQLRIFLAVVETGSFAAAGRKLNRAVSVISYGIGNLEAQLGLTLFDREGTRKPVLTTAGRAVLSEARMVSQGIDGLRAKVKGLLDGLEAEVDLAVDVMLPAERLGRVLRAFAERFPTVSLRLHVEALGAVTAMVLDRVATIGISGPLAAGVSGIELVSAGSVPMVPVAAPDHPLGRTAKIPPGMGREHVQIVLTDRSRFTDGQDYSVLSHRTWRLADLGAKHQLLRQGIGWGNMPLPMIEPDLVAGTLVRLHMPDHIGGTYRFNGIWRSDTPPGPAGSWLLDQFVTLGANDEEEEGFGDI from the coding sequence ATGTCAAATCCGGGCATGCCGACCTTCGACCAGCTGAGGATCTTTCTCGCGGTGGTCGAGACAGGCAGCTTTGCGGCCGCCGGGCGCAAGCTCAACCGGGCGGTGTCGGTGATCAGCTATGGTATCGGCAATCTCGAGGCGCAGCTCGGCCTGACGCTCTTCGATCGCGAGGGAACCCGCAAGCCGGTCCTGACCACGGCGGGCCGCGCGGTGTTGTCCGAAGCCCGCATGGTATCGCAAGGGATCGACGGTCTGCGTGCCAAGGTGAAGGGTCTGCTCGACGGGCTCGAGGCCGAGGTCGACCTTGCCGTCGACGTCATGCTTCCAGCCGAGCGGCTCGGACGTGTCCTTCGAGCCTTCGCGGAACGCTTCCCGACCGTATCGCTGCGCCTGCATGTCGAGGCGCTCGGCGCGGTCACCGCGATGGTGCTCGATCGGGTGGCGACCATCGGCATATCCGGGCCGCTCGCAGCAGGCGTCAGCGGCATCGAACTCGTGTCGGCAGGATCGGTGCCGATGGTGCCGGTTGCGGCTCCCGACCATCCGCTGGGGCGCACCGCGAAAATCCCGCCGGGAATGGGGCGGGAGCATGTCCAGATCGTGCTCACCGACCGCTCGCGCTTCACCGACGGACAGGATTATTCGGTGCTCAGCCACCGCACATGGCGCCTGGCCGACCTCGGCGCGAAGCATCAGTTGCTCCGGCAGGGCATCGGCTGGGGCAACATGCCGCTGCCGATGATCGAGCCCGACCTGGTGGCCGGCACGCTCGTGCGGCTGCACATGCCCGATCATATCGGCGGCACCTATCGCTTCAACGGCATCTGGCGCAGCGACACGCCGCCGGGCCCGGCCGGCTCCTGGCTGCTCGATCAGTTCGTGACGCTCGGTGCGAATGACGAAGAGGAGGAGGGGTTCGGCGATATCTGA
- a CDS encoding OsmC family protein, whose protein sequence is MAHATATIGADRYRTDIVAGGHALTADEPAALGGGDTGPAPFDLLLAALGACTAITLRMYAEKKGWPLASLDIDLTLSGPPEARRIARTIRPVGLDAAQAAKLADIAERTSVTLTLKSGLPIATTLI, encoded by the coding sequence ATGGCCCATGCAACCGCGACGATAGGCGCTGACCGCTATCGGACCGATATCGTCGCAGGCGGCCACGCCCTGACCGCCGACGAGCCAGCAGCGCTGGGCGGCGGCGATACCGGCCCCGCCCCCTTCGACCTGCTGCTCGCGGCGCTCGGCGCCTGCACGGCGATCACGCTGCGCATGTATGCCGAGAAGAAAGGCTGGCCGCTGGCGTCGCTCGACATCGACCTGACATTGTCGGGCCCGCCCGAAGCACGGCGGATCGCCCGCACGATCCGGCCGGTGGGTCTCGATGCCGCACAGGCCGCGAAGCTGGCCGATATTGCCGAGCGGACCTCGGTCACGCTGACGCTCAAGTCCGGCCTCCCGATCGCCACCACGCTGATTTGA
- a CDS encoding bifunctional alpha/beta hydrolase/OsmC family protein, whose translation MPTEVFDFPGTRAAIAGRLEIPAGPVRGWALVAHCFTCGKDQLVAVRIARALAAQGIGTLRFDFAGIGESGGSLAEGSFADDARDIVAAAEAMAAAGKAPALLVGHSFGGAAALAAAGDMPSIRAVATIAAPFDVTHVLRHFGEEALAAIERDGSGDVTLAGRPFRFGKRFLDDLRQQDQGARIEALRKPLLVLHGPLDHVVDVENATAIFLAARHPKSFVSLDKADHMLSGDGEAEHVAAMISTWAAPYLPKVELTRDAGDADVVAEETRAGRFQVAIQAGGTSFLADEPESVGGLGSGPTPYDLLSAGLAACTTMTLRLYADQKGWPVERIRTAVGHAKRKDEQPADLFTRRIEIEGQVDNEQRARMLEIADRCPVHRTLESAAAVTTSAGAPPAATDPIDAHMEAAARLVDG comes from the coding sequence ATGCCGACCGAGGTCTTCGACTTTCCCGGGACCCGCGCGGCCATCGCGGGCCGCCTGGAAATTCCGGCGGGACCGGTGCGCGGCTGGGCACTCGTTGCGCACTGCTTCACCTGCGGCAAGGATCAACTGGTTGCCGTCCGCATCGCCCGCGCACTCGCGGCGCAGGGCATCGGGACGCTGCGGTTCGATTTCGCCGGCATTGGCGAAAGCGGCGGCTCGCTCGCCGAGGGCAGCTTCGCCGACGACGCCCGCGACATCGTCGCGGCGGCCGAAGCCATGGCAGCAGCCGGCAAGGCCCCGGCGCTGCTGGTTGGACATAGCTTCGGCGGCGCTGCGGCGCTTGCGGCGGCGGGCGACATGCCGTCGATCAGGGCCGTCGCCACGATCGCCGCCCCCTTCGATGTGACGCACGTCCTGCGGCATTTCGGAGAGGAGGCCCTGGCGGCGATCGAGCGGGATGGCAGCGGCGACGTGACGCTCGCGGGCCGCCCCTTCCGCTTCGGCAAACGCTTTCTCGACGATCTGCGGCAACAGGATCAGGGCGCCCGGATCGAGGCCCTGCGCAAGCCGCTGCTGGTTCTCCACGGACCGCTCGACCACGTCGTCGACGTCGAGAATGCGACCGCCATCTTCCTGGCGGCGCGCCACCCCAAAAGCTTCGTGTCGCTCGACAAGGCCGATCATATGCTCAGCGGCGATGGCGAGGCCGAACATGTAGCGGCGATGATCTCGACCTGGGCGGCCCCCTATCTGCCCAAGGTCGAGTTGACGCGCGACGCCGGTGACGCCGATGTGGTCGCGGAGGAGACGCGTGCGGGCCGATTTCAGGTGGCGATCCAGGCCGGCGGTACCAGCTTCCTTGCCGACGAGCCCGAAAGCGTCGGCGGTCTGGGCTCGGGCCCGACTCCCTATGACCTGCTATCGGCCGGCCTCGCTGCCTGTACCACGATGACGCTCAGGCTCTATGCCGACCAGAAAGGCTGGCCGGTCGAGCGCATCCGCACGGCGGTCGGGCATGCCAAGCGCAAGGACGAGCAACCTGCCGATCTCTTCACGCGGCGGATCGAGATCGAGGGGCAGGTCGACAACGAACAGCGCGCGCGGATGCTCGAGATCGCCGATCGCTGCCCGGTCCACCGCACGCTCGAAAGCGCGGCAGCGGTCACGACCAGCGCGGGCGCGCCTCCCGCCGCGACCGACCCGATCGACGCGCATATGGAGGCGGCGGCCCGGCTGGTCGACGGCTGA
- a CDS encoding YqaA family protein → MLRRLYNWTMAKAAHRHAEWWLAAFAFMEASFFPVPPHPLLGLMCLAEPKKAIRFAAVATLASVAGGLLGYAIGHFVYEAFGEALLRALGLAESFPKAACYLRDYGAEIIIVKGATPIPFKLLTITAGFIGMNLLVFIGASIVSRSISFMIVGVMFRLFGAPIKAVIDRHLGKVTAAFAVLVVAGFLAIALLGGGAKQTNERCAAAQEIQRS, encoded by the coding sequence ATGCTGCGCCGCCTGTACAACTGGACCATGGCCAAGGCGGCGCACCGCCACGCCGAATGGTGGCTGGCGGCCTTCGCCTTCATGGAAGCCAGCTTCTTTCCGGTGCCGCCGCATCCCCTCCTCGGCCTGATGTGCCTGGCCGAACCGAAGAAGGCGATCCGCTTCGCAGCGGTCGCGACACTGGCCTCGGTAGCGGGCGGGCTGCTCGGCTATGCGATCGGCCATTTCGTCTATGAGGCGTTCGGCGAAGCGCTGCTGCGCGCTCTCGGCCTCGCGGAGAGTTTCCCCAAGGCCGCCTGCTATCTGCGCGATTATGGCGCCGAGATCATCATAGTGAAGGGCGCGACCCCGATCCCGTTCAAGCTGCTGACGATCACCGCTGGCTTCATCGGCATGAATCTGCTGGTCTTCATCGGCGCGTCGATCGTATCGCGCTCTATCAGCTTCATGATCGTCGGCGTTATGTTCCGCCTGTTCGGGGCGCCGATCAAGGCGGTGATCGACCGGCATCTGGGCAAGGTGACTGCCGCTTTTGCCGTTCTGGTGGTGGCCGGTTTCCTCGCGATCGCCCTGCTCGGCGGCGGCGCGAAGCAGACGAACGAGCGATGCGCGGCCGCGCAGGAGATCCAGCGCAGCTAA
- a CDS encoding LLM class flavin-dependent oxidoreductase, producing the protein MLRPNHFKLGTFATNCSGGMSVTKVPERWSGNWADNLRLARMLDEAGIDFMLPIARWIGYGGETDFHGRVLETMTWAAALLASTRDITVFATIHTAANHPVVVAKQIATIDEISNGRAGLNIVAGWNEPEYRALGLSLPEDHVSRYGYAQEWFDIIRALWEREGPFDWDGAHFKLSGTYGNPRPIGGRTPILNAAGSGEGRDFAIRNADFLFTPTIDIDRSREEVAELKAKANAMGSPVDVLTFSHVVCRPTEQEARDYVAWFTGDAIDVPALDNLVRLQFAHAQSFPHDLLALIRDRMGMGHGGFPLIGTPEQVADGLIALHAAGFGGTTLSFVDYAEEFPYFRDTVLPILEARGIRQPVRAG; encoded by the coding sequence ATGCTGCGGCCCAACCATTTCAAATTGGGCACGTTCGCAACCAATTGTTCGGGGGGTATGTCGGTCACCAAGGTACCCGAGCGCTGGTCCGGCAACTGGGCGGACAATCTGCGACTCGCGCGGATGTTGGACGAGGCGGGGATCGACTTCATGCTGCCGATCGCGCGCTGGATCGGCTATGGTGGAGAGACCGACTTTCACGGTCGCGTGCTGGAAACGATGACCTGGGCGGCGGCGCTGCTGGCGTCCACGCGCGATATCACCGTGTTCGCCACGATCCACACGGCGGCCAATCATCCTGTGGTCGTCGCCAAGCAGATCGCGACCATCGACGAGATCAGCAACGGGCGCGCCGGCCTCAACATCGTCGCCGGCTGGAACGAGCCCGAATATCGGGCGCTCGGCCTGTCGCTGCCGGAAGATCATGTCAGCCGCTATGGTTATGCGCAGGAATGGTTCGACATCATCCGCGCCCTGTGGGAGCGCGAGGGGCCGTTCGACTGGGACGGCGCGCATTTCAAGCTGAGCGGCACCTATGGCAATCCCCGCCCCATCGGTGGGCGGACGCCGATCCTCAATGCGGCCGGGTCGGGCGAGGGACGCGACTTCGCGATCCGCAACGCCGATTTCCTGTTCACGCCGACGATCGACATCGACCGGTCGCGCGAGGAGGTGGCGGAGCTCAAGGCGAAGGCGAACGCCATGGGCAGCCCGGTCGACGTGCTGACCTTCAGCCATGTGGTGTGCCGCCCGACCGAACAGGAGGCGCGCGATTATGTGGCCTGGTTCACCGGCGACGCGATCGACGTTCCCGCGCTCGATAATCTGGTGCGGCTGCAGTTCGCCCATGCTCAGTCTTTTCCGCACGACCTGCTGGCGCTGATCCGCGACCGGATGGGCATGGGCCATGGGGGCTTCCCGCTGATCGGCACGCCCGAGCAGGTGGCCGACGGACTAATCGCGCTCCATGCCGCCGGCTTCGGCGGCACTACGCTGTCCTTCGTCGATTACGCCGAGGAGTTTCCCTATTTCCGGGATACTGTCCTGCCGATCCTGGAGGCGCGTGGCATCCGCCAGCCGGTGCGGGCGGGCTGA
- a CDS encoding alpha/beta fold hydrolase — MTYVTTQDGVQIFYKDWGPKDAQPIMFHHGWPLSSDDWDAQMLFFLSKGYRVIAHDRRGHGRSAQVDFGHDIAHYAADAAAVAEHLDLRNAVHIGHSTGGGEVAAYVARHGLPQGRVAKAVLVSAIPPIMVKTERYPGGLPIEVFDGLRAGLAANRSQFFRDVAAGPFYGFNRDGADVKPAIVDNWWRQGMMGSALAHYEGIKAFSETDQTDDLKAITVPTLVLHGDDDQVVPYKNAAVLQAELLPDATLKIYEGYSHGMLTVNADVLNADILAFIQA; from the coding sequence ATGACCTATGTCACCACCCAGGACGGCGTTCAGATCTTCTACAAGGACTGGGGGCCCAAGGATGCCCAACCGATCATGTTCCACCATGGCTGGCCGCTGTCCTCCGACGACTGGGACGCACAGATGCTGTTCTTCCTGTCGAAGGGCTATCGCGTCATCGCCCATGACCGCCGCGGCCATGGCCGGTCCGCCCAGGTCGATTTCGGCCACGACATTGCCCATTATGCGGCCGATGCGGCAGCGGTGGCCGAGCATCTCGACCTGCGCAACGCCGTCCACATCGGTCATTCGACAGGCGGTGGCGAAGTGGCAGCCTATGTCGCGCGCCATGGCTTGCCGCAGGGTCGCGTCGCCAAGGCCGTTCTGGTCAGCGCGATCCCCCCAATCATGGTGAAGACCGAGCGCTATCCGGGCGGATTGCCGATCGAGGTGTTCGACGGCCTGCGCGCCGGCCTCGCGGCAAACCGCTCGCAATTCTTCCGCGATGTCGCCGCAGGCCCATTCTACGGCTTCAACCGCGACGGCGCCGACGTGAAGCCCGCTATCGTCGACAATTGGTGGCGTCAGGGCATGATGGGCAGCGCGCTGGCCCATTATGAAGGCATCAAGGCCTTCTCCGAGACCGACCAGACCGACGATCTGAAGGCGATCACGGTGCCGACGCTGGTTCTGCATGGCGATGACGATCAGGTCGTTCCGTACAAGAACGCTGCCGTCCTGCAGGCCGAACTGCTGCCCGATGCGACGCTCAAGATCTACGAGGGCTATTCGCACGGCATGCTGACGGTGAACGCCGACGTTCTCAACGCCGACATCCTCGCCTTCATCCAGGCCTGA
- a CDS encoding YoaK family protein has translation MPHQDVAAPRPPHSAALPSLLLLLSVTTGLVDAISVLGLGKVFTANMTGNVVFLGFAVAGTPGFHLAPYLVALLSFMVGALVGGRAGQAHRGRPLRRWLIVAAGIEASLLWIAAYVAVGFDIADQSPTPDFYAIIALTALAMGFRNATIRQLKVPDLTTTVLTLTLTGLAADSGWAGGANPNWGRRTAGVVAIFVGAAIGAAMVIRWGLMPPLLLAGLLTVAGTLACAAHPSAAGTAE, from the coding sequence ATGCCGCACCAAGACGTTGCCGCTCCCAGGCCGCCCCATAGCGCCGCCCTGCCCTCGCTCCTGCTGCTGCTGTCCGTCACGACCGGGCTGGTCGATGCGATCAGCGTGCTCGGTCTCGGCAAGGTGTTCACTGCCAACATGACCGGCAATGTCGTCTTCCTGGGCTTTGCAGTGGCGGGGACACCGGGATTCCACCTGGCACCCTATCTGGTCGCGCTGCTGTCCTTCATGGTCGGTGCGCTGGTCGGCGGTCGTGCGGGTCAGGCCCATCGCGGTCGACCGCTTCGTCGCTGGCTGATCGTCGCGGCGGGTATCGAAGCCAGCCTGCTGTGGATTGCAGCCTATGTCGCGGTCGGATTCGATATCGCCGACCAGTCGCCGACGCCGGATTTCTATGCGATCATCGCCCTCACCGCGCTGGCCATGGGCTTCCGCAACGCCACCATTCGACAGCTCAAGGTCCCCGATCTGACGACGACGGTACTCACCCTTACCCTGACCGGCCTCGCGGCGGACTCGGGCTGGGCCGGGGGAGCCAATCCGAACTGGGGTCGACGCACCGCCGGGGTCGTCGCGATCTTCGTCGGCGCGGCCATTGGCGCAGCGATGGTGATACGCTGGGGCCTCATGCCGCCGCTGCTGTTGGCCGGCCTACTGACCGTTGCCGGCACCCTGGCCTGCGCAGCCCATCCGAGCGCAGCCGGCACCGCAGAATAG
- a CDS encoding pirin family protein, with the protein MSMRSSEVDGVDMVILPPVRDLGEGFQVRRALPSPHRRMVGPFIFFDQMGAAAFRGGEGLDVRPHPHIGLATITYLLDGEIMHRDSVGSVQPIRPGEVNWMTAGSGIVHSERTPDALRPSGSTLFGLQTWVALPTDKEEIEPAFAHHKASEIPVIEADGTKLTLIVGTSDGLRSPVKAYSDMVYADIVLIDGARYQLKAEHVERAVYVVEGSVEVAGQTGAFAAGELVVFKPGAEIVLKAKGPARLMLIGGEPFPEGRNIYWNFVSSSRDRIEQAKEDWRERRFAPVPDEQEFIPLPEEPKPVRYP; encoded by the coding sequence ATGAGCATGCGCAGCAGCGAGGTCGACGGCGTCGACATGGTGATCCTGCCCCCGGTCCGCGACCTGGGCGAAGGCTTTCAGGTGCGGCGGGCCCTGCCCTCACCACACCGACGGATGGTCGGCCCCTTCATCTTCTTCGACCAGATGGGTGCTGCGGCCTTCCGCGGCGGCGAAGGGCTGGACGTGCGTCCGCATCCGCATATCGGCCTTGCGACGATCACCTATCTGCTCGACGGCGAGATCATGCATCGGGATTCGGTGGGCAGCGTCCAGCCGATCCGCCCCGGCGAGGTCAACTGGATGACCGCCGGATCGGGCATCGTCCATTCCGAACGCACCCCCGACGCGCTGCGTCCTTCGGGTAGCACGCTGTTCGGCCTGCAGACCTGGGTCGCGCTGCCCACCGACAAGGAAGAGATCGAACCCGCTTTCGCGCATCATAAAGCATCGGAGATTCCGGTGATCGAGGCGGACGGCACGAAGCTGACCCTGATCGTCGGCACCTCGGACGGCCTGCGCTCGCCGGTGAAGGCCTATTCGGACATGGTCTATGCCGACATCGTCCTGATCGATGGTGCCCGCTACCAGCTGAAGGCCGAGCATGTCGAACGGGCGGTGTACGTGGTCGAAGGATCGGTCGAGGTCGCTGGCCAGACCGGTGCCTTCGCCGCCGGCGAGCTTGTCGTCTTCAAGCCCGGCGCGGAGATCGTGCTGAAGGCGAAGGGCCCCGCCCGGCTGATGCTGATCGGCGGCGAGCCCTTCCCCGAGGGACGCAACATCTACTGGAACTTCGTCTCCTCCTCGCGCGACCGGATCGAACAGGCCAAGGAAGACTGGCGCGAGCGTCGCTTCGCCCCCGTGCCCGACGAACAGGAGTTCATTCCCCTGCCCGAAGAGCCCAAGCCGGTCCGCTACCCCTGA
- a CDS encoding amidohydrolase, whose amino-acid sequence MTITRRQALAAAAALAATPGKAFAMNSQDVIVTNARITTLDRANPTAEALAIRDGKFLTVGSEAEARAAAPGARIVDAGGRRLIPGLIDSHIHVIRGGLNYNMELRWEGVPTLADAMAMLKKQAQNTPPPQWVRVVGGFTEHQFAEKRLPTIDEINAAAPDTPVFILHLYDRALLNAAALRAVGYTRDTPNPPGGEIVRDAQGNPTGLLLAQPNATILYATLAKGPKLPPEYQLNSTRHFMRELNALGVTSVIDAGGGYQNYPDDYEIIEKLHKDGELSLRIAYNLFTQKPKEELRDFATWSTKVKPGDGDDSYRHNGAGEMLVYSAADFEDFRVARPDMPPNMEGDLEPVIRLLAERRWPWRLHATYDETIGRALDVFEKVDRDIPLKGLNWFFDHAETISERNIDRIAALGGGIAVQHRMAYQGEYFVERYGAKAAERTPPIKRMMAAGLPVGAGTDATRVASYNPWVSLSWLVTSKTVGGLRLYPVANRLDRETALRLWTEANTWFSNEQGKKGQIKAGQLADLVLLSDDYFLVPEDEIVRLRSVMTMLGGKVVHGEGDFADLAPPLPRPMPDWSPVATFGGYWRAPDARAKMASACGCSSSCSVHGHDHASALGANVPAADVQSFWGSLGCGCWAV is encoded by the coding sequence ATGACCATCACTCGCCGTCAGGCACTCGCCGCCGCCGCCGCCCTCGCCGCCACCCCAGGGAAAGCCTTCGCCATGAACAGCCAGGACGTCATCGTCACCAACGCCCGGATCACCACGCTCGATCGCGCAAATCCGACGGCCGAAGCGCTGGCGATACGCGACGGCAAATTCCTGACGGTCGGCAGCGAGGCCGAGGCCCGCGCCGCCGCCCCAGGCGCGAGGATCGTCGACGCCGGCGGCCGGCGCCTGATCCCCGGTCTGATCGACAGCCACATCCATGTCATCCGGGGCGGTCTGAACTATAATATGGAGCTGCGCTGGGAAGGCGTTCCCACCCTCGCCGACGCCATGGCGATGCTGAAGAAGCAGGCCCAGAACACCCCTCCGCCGCAATGGGTGCGCGTCGTCGGCGGCTTTACCGAACATCAGTTCGCGGAGAAACGCCTGCCGACGATCGACGAGATCAACGCCGCCGCACCCGACACCCCGGTCTTCATCCTTCACCTCTACGACCGCGCCCTCCTCAACGCGGCCGCCCTGCGTGCCGTCGGCTACACCAGGGACACGCCCAATCCGCCGGGGGGCGAAATCGTTCGCGACGCCCAAGGTAATCCGACGGGCCTGCTGCTGGCACAGCCCAATGCCACGATCCTCTACGCGACCCTCGCCAAGGGGCCCAAGCTTCCACCCGAATATCAGTTGAATTCCACCCGCCACTTCATGCGTGAGTTGAACGCCCTCGGCGTGACCAGCGTGATCGACGCCGGCGGCGGCTATCAGAATTATCCCGACGATTACGAGATCATCGAAAAGCTCCACAAGGACGGCGAGCTTAGCCTGCGCATCGCCTATAATCTGTTCACGCAGAAGCCGAAGGAAGAGCTCAGGGACTTCGCGACCTGGTCGACCAAGGTGAAGCCGGGCGATGGCGACGACAGCTACCGCCACAATGGCGCGGGTGAGATGCTCGTCTATTCGGCCGCCGACTTCGAGGATTTTCGGGTCGCCCGGCCAGATATGCCGCCGAATATGGAAGGCGATCTGGAACCCGTCATCCGGCTGCTCGCCGAACGGCGCTGGCCCTGGCGCCTGCACGCCACCTATGACGAGACGATCGGCCGCGCGCTGGACGTGTTCGAGAAGGTCGACCGCGACATTCCCCTCAAAGGCCTCAACTGGTTCTTCGACCATGCCGAGACGATCAGCGAGCGCAACATCGACCGGATCGCGGCGCTAGGCGGCGGCATCGCGGTACAGCACCGCATGGCCTATCAGGGCGAATATTTCGTCGAGCGCTATGGCGCCAAGGCCGCCGAGCGGACGCCCCCGATCAAGCGGATGATGGCAGCCGGCCTGCCGGTCGGCGCCGGCACCGACGCCACCCGCGTCGCCAGCTACAACCCCTGGGTCTCGCTGTCGTGGCTGGTAACGTCGAAGACGGTGGGCGGCCTGCGCCTCTATCCGGTCGCCAACCGGCTCGACCGCGAGACGGCGTTGCGCCTGTGGACCGAAGCGAACACATGGTTCTCGAACGAACAGGGCAAGAAGGGGCAGATCAAGGCCGGCCAGCTGGCAGACCTCGTCCTGCTCTCCGACGATTATTTCTTGGTGCCCGAGGATGAGATCGTCAGGCTGCGATCGGTGATGACGATGCTGGGCGGCAAGGTCGTCCACGGCGAAGGCGACTTCGCCGACCTCGCGCCCCCGCTGCCCCGGCCGATGCCCGACTGGTCTCCGGTCGCGACCTTCGGCGGCTATTGGCGGGCGCCCGACGCGCGCGCGAAAATGGCTTCCGCCTGCGGCTGTTCATCGTCCTGTTCGGTCCATGGCCACGACCATGCATCGGCGCTCGGCGCAAATGTGCCGGCGGCGGACGTCCAGAGCTTCTGGGGCAGTCTCGGCTGCGGCTGCTGGGCGGTCTGA
- a CDS encoding pirin family protein, with protein MIDIRPFSTLGGANHGWLDAKHHFSFAGYHDEQRMNWGDLRVWNDDTIAPRTGFPPHPHRDMEIITYVREGAISHQDNLGNRGRTEAGDVQVMSAGSGIQHSEYNLEDVTTRIFQIWIQPSQRGGQPSWGAKPFPKGDRAGQFVTLASGIAGDEDSLPIRADARVVGATLRAGETAEYPLSGGRFAYLVPATGAVEIDGQRIDARDGAAIRDMEVIRITALEDSEVVLVDAA; from the coding sequence ATGATCGATATTCGACCCTTTTCCACCCTCGGCGGCGCCAACCATGGGTGGCTGGACGCCAAGCACCACTTCTCCTTCGCCGGCTATCATGACGAGCAGCGGATGAACTGGGGCGACCTGCGCGTCTGGAACGACGACACCATCGCCCCGCGCACCGGCTTCCCGCCCCATCCGCACCGCGACATGGAAATCATCACCTATGTCCGCGAGGGCGCGATCTCCCACCAGGACAATCTGGGCAATCGCGGCCGGACCGAGGCGGGCGACGTCCAGGTGATGTCGGCCGGCAGCGGCATCCAGCATTCGGAATACAATCTGGAGGATGTCACCACGCGCATCTTCCAGATCTGGATCCAGCCCTCGCAGCGGGGCGGTCAGCCAAGCTGGGGCGCCAAGCCCTTTCCGAAGGGCGACCGGGCGGGCCAGTTCGTGACGCTGGCGAGCGGCATCGCGGGAGATGAGGATAGCCTCCCGATCCGGGCAGATGCCCGGGTGGTCGGCGCCACGCTGCGGGCCGGCGAGACCGCCGAATATCCGCTGAGCGGAGGCCGCTTCGCCTATCTCGTGCCGGCCACCGGCGCGGTCGAGATAGACGGCCAGCGGATCGATGCCCGCGACGGTGCCGCGATCCGCGACATGGAGGTCATCCGGATCACCGCGCTCGAGGACAGCGAGGTCGTGCTCGTCGACGCCGCCTGA